A section of the Hugenholtzia roseola DSM 9546 genome encodes:
- the typA gene encoding translational GTPase TypA: MQNLRNIAIIAHVDHGKTTLVDKMLLHANLFKSHEQPGELIMDNNELERERGITILAKNVAVTYKDTKINIIDTPGHADFGGEVERVLNMADGVLLLVDAFEGPMPQTRFVLQKALDLGLKPIVVINKVDKLNCQPEEVQESVFELMFNLGATEEQLEFKTVFGSAKQNWMGADWRNPSNDISYLLDTILEEVPAPTVSEGTPQLQITSLDYSAYIGRIAIGRLSRGVLVEGQPVSLVKRDGSRTEKTKIKELYIFDGLGKRKVERVEAGEICAVVGIENFEIGDTIADRENPEGLKPIAIDEPTMSMLFTINDSPFFGKEGKFVTSRHIKERLEKEMEKNLALRVIETDSADKFLVYGRGVLHLAVLIETMRREGYELQVGQPQVLFKEIDGQKCEPVEELTIDAPENVSGKVIELVTQRKGEMLEMTPKGDRMILKFHIPSRGIIGLRNQVLTATAGEAIMAHRFLEYQPFKGEIRGRISGSLIAMEGGNAFAYSLDKLQDRGRFFIEANDDVYMGQVIGEHTRMDDLVVNVTKSKKLTNMRASGSDDKARIAPPIKFSLEESLEYIQEDEYVEVTPKSLRLRKIYLDENERKRRAK, encoded by the coding sequence ATGCAAAATTTGCGAAATATAGCGATTATCGCTCACGTAGACCATGGCAAGACGACATTGGTCGACAAAATGCTTTTACATGCGAACCTTTTTAAGTCGCATGAACAACCCGGTGAGTTGATTATGGACAACAACGAACTGGAACGCGAGCGTGGCATCACGATTTTAGCCAAAAACGTAGCCGTAACCTACAAAGACACCAAAATCAATATCATCGACACCCCTGGACACGCCGACTTCGGTGGCGAGGTAGAGCGCGTCTTGAACATGGCAGATGGTGTGCTGCTTTTAGTCGATGCCTTCGAGGGACCGATGCCCCAAACGCGCTTCGTACTACAAAAAGCCTTAGACTTGGGCTTGAAACCGATTGTGGTTATCAATAAAGTAGATAAATTGAACTGCCAACCCGAAGAAGTGCAGGAAAGCGTTTTCGAACTGATGTTCAATTTGGGCGCAACCGAGGAGCAGTTGGAATTTAAGACCGTCTTTGGCTCTGCCAAACAAAACTGGATGGGCGCGGATTGGCGCAATCCGAGCAACGATATTAGCTATCTTTTAGATACGATTTTGGAAGAAGTGCCTGCGCCTACGGTTTCAGAAGGTACGCCACAGCTACAAATTACCTCTTTGGATTATTCGGCTTATATCGGTAGAATTGCTATCGGTCGTCTTTCGCGTGGCGTTTTGGTAGAAGGGCAGCCTGTTAGTTTGGTAAAACGCGACGGCTCACGTACCGAAAAGACCAAAATTAAGGAACTTTATATTTTTGACGGCTTAGGCAAACGCAAAGTAGAGCGTGTAGAAGCAGGTGAAATTTGCGCCGTTGTGGGCATCGAGAATTTCGAAATTGGTGATACGATTGCCGACAGAGAAAACCCCGAAGGCTTGAAGCCTATTGCCATTGATGAGCCTACGATGTCGATGCTTTTCACCATCAACGATTCGCCCTTTTTCGGAAAAGAAGGCAAATTTGTTACCTCACGCCACATCAAAGAGCGTTTGGAAAAGGAGATGGAAAAAAACTTAGCCTTGCGCGTTATCGAAACCGATTCGGCGGATAAGTTCTTGGTCTATGGCAGAGGCGTACTTCACTTGGCAGTTTTGATAGAAACTATGCGCCGCGAGGGGTATGAATTGCAGGTAGGACAGCCGCAGGTGCTTTTCAAAGAGATTGACGGTCAGAAGTGCGAACCTGTGGAAGAGCTTACGATTGATGCGCCAGAAAATGTATCGGGCAAAGTCATCGAGCTTGTTACGCAACGCAAAGGCGAGATGCTCGAAATGACTCCCAAAGGCGACCGCATGATATTGAAGTTCCACATTCCTTCGCGTGGCATCATCGGTTTGCGCAATCAGGTCTTGACTGCCACAGCAGGCGAGGCTATCATGGCACACCGCTTTTTAGAATATCAACCCTTCAAAGGTGAGATTAGAGGCAGAATCAGCGGCTCTCTTATCGCGATGGAAGGCGGCAATGCCTTTGCGTATAGCTTGGATAAATTGCAGGATAGAGGCAGATTTTTTATCGAAGCCAACGACGACGTGTATATGGGTCAGGTTATCGGCGAACACACGCGCATGGACGATTTGGTAGTTAATGTTACCAAATCTAAAAAGCTAACCAACATGCGTGCTTCGGGTTCAGACGACAAGGCACGCATTGCGCCTCCTATCAAGTTTTCGCTTGAAGAGTCGTTGGAATATATCCAAGAAGATGAATATGTAGAGGTTACGCCTAAATCTTTGCGCTTGCGTAAGATTTATTTAGACGAAAACGAAAGAAAGCGCAGAGCGAAATAA